From Trueperaceae bacterium, a single genomic window includes:
- the rplV gene encoding 50S ribosomal protein L22, whose product MLRSTPRKTRLVADLIRGKEVLEAENILRYTDKRAAKPILKLLQSAKANAVNNHDMFEDSLFVSKIMVDDGPTLKRILHRARGRADLMRKRTCHITITLEERRG is encoded by the coding sequence ATGCTCCGCTCCACCCCGCGAAAGACGCGACTGGTGGCGGACCTGATCCGCGGCAAGGAGGTGCTCGAGGCCGAGAACATCCTCCGCTACACCGACAAGCGTGCCGCCAAGCCGATCCTCAAGCTGCTGCAGAGCGCCAAGGCGAACGCGGTGAACAACCACGACATGTTCGAGGACAGCCTCTTCGTCTCGAAGATCATGGTCGACGATGGTCCCACTCTGAAGCGGATCCTCCATCGTGCGCGCGGCCGTGCGGATCTCATGAGGAAGCGCACCTGCCACATCACGATCACATTGGAGGAACGACGTGGGTAA
- the rpsS gene encoding 30S ribosomal protein S19, with amino-acid sequence MGRSLKKGPFVDDHLLDKIDAANQAGDRRVIRTWSRRSTIVPEMVGHTIGVYNGRQHVPVFVQENMVGHKLGEFAPTRNFRGHSGSRKE; translated from the coding sequence ATGGGTCGTAGCCTCAAGAAGGGCCCCTTCGTGGACGATCACCTGCTCGACAAGATCGACGCCGCCAATCAGGCCGGCGATCGCCGGGTCATCCGTACCTGGAGCCGCCGCAGCACGATCGTCCCCGAGATGGTGGGCCACACCATCGGCGTTTACAACGGGCGCCAGCACGTCCCTGTCTTCGTGCAGGAGAACATGGTGGGCCACAAACTGGGCGAGTTCGCGCCCACCCGCAACTTCCGCGGTCACAGCGGTTCACGGAAGGAGTAG
- the rplB gene encoding 50S ribosomal protein L2 yields the protein MPTRKYRPYTPSRRFMTTSDFGEVTKTEPEKSLLAPMKKKGGRNNRGRVTSRFRGGGHKRRYRVIDFKRRDKEGVPAKVAGIEYDPNRSANIALLHYLDGEKRYIVAPEKLEVGSRIVSGPEAEPVVGNAMPLRFIPIGAVVHSVELVPGRGAQLARSAGTSIQIQGRDGNYVTLRLPSGELRRVHGECYATVGSVGNAEHKNVVIGKAGRTRWLGRKPHQRGRAMNPVDHPHGGGEGRSTSGRPPVSPWGQQAKGYKTRNRRKTSSRFIVRRRKGK from the coding sequence ATGCCTACCAGGAAATACCGCCCCTATACGCCCTCCCGGCGCTTCATGACGACGTCGGACTTCGGCGAGGTCACCAAGACCGAGCCGGAGAAGTCTCTGCTCGCCCCGATGAAGAAGAAGGGTGGCCGCAACAACCGTGGACGGGTCACCTCGAGGTTCCGGGGTGGCGGTCACAAGCGACGCTACCGGGTGATCGATTTCAAGCGTCGCGACAAGGAGGGCGTGCCCGCCAAGGTCGCCGGGATCGAGTACGACCCGAACCGCAGCGCCAACATCGCTCTCCTGCACTACCTCGATGGGGAGAAGCGCTACATCGTGGCGCCCGAGAAGCTCGAGGTAGGCAGCCGCATCGTCTCCGGTCCCGAGGCCGAGCCGGTCGTCGGCAACGCCATGCCGCTTCGCTTCATCCCGATCGGCGCGGTCGTGCACTCGGTCGAACTGGTCCCCGGACGCGGCGCGCAGTTGGCCAGGAGCGCCGGCACCTCGATCCAGATACAGGGTCGCGACGGGAACTACGTCACGCTGCGGCTCCCTTCGGGTGAGCTTCGCCGCGTGCACGGCGAGTGCTACGCGACCGTCGGTTCGGTGGGCAACGCCGAGCACAAGAACGTGGTCATCGGCAAGGCGGGCAGGACCCGCTGGCTCGGGCGCAAGCCTCACCAGCGCGGCCGCGCCATGAACCCGGTCGATCACCCGCACGGTGGCGGCGAGGGCCGCTCCACCAGCGGTCGTCCACCGGTCAGCCCCTGGGGCCAGCAGGCCAAGGGATACAAGACGCGCAACCGCCGCAAGACCAGCTCACGGTTCATAGTGCGGCGCCGGAAGGGGAAGTAG
- a CDS encoding 50S ribosomal protein L23, protein MNAFDIIIAPVLSEKAVSGIENSRYTFFVHPHANRTQVKEAVQQVFDVDVVKINLVNVKGKTKRMGRFEGREKNRKKAIVTLKPGQRIQQLEGLT, encoded by the coding sequence GTGAACGCGTTCGACATCATCATCGCTCCGGTGCTCTCGGAGAAGGCCGTGTCGGGCATCGAGAACAGCCGCTACACCTTCTTCGTGCACCCGCACGCCAACAGGACGCAGGTCAAGGAAGCCGTTCAGCAGGTCTTCGACGTCGACGTGGTGAAGATCAACCTCGTGAACGTGAAGGGCAAGACGAAGCGCATGGGTCGCTTCGAAGGCCGCGAGAAGAACCGCAAGAAGGCGATCGTCACGCTCAAGCCCGGGCAGCGTATCCAGCAGCTCGAAGGCCTTACCTGA
- the rplD gene encoding 50S ribosomal protein L4, with the protein MTVTLDVIGSGRKVTLDLPEPKESVLHEVVAWQLSKRRRGTAATKTRGMVRGSTAKIYPQKGTGRARHGSRKAPIFVGGGTTFGPQPRDYSYALPKRVRRLGLHMALADRANSGKLTLVESFGIEGKTKQFVAWAKEHGFDGSERVLLVSDDELARRAARNLPWVSVLQPAGLNVYDILRHQHVIADASVFGQGDEQ; encoded by the coding sequence ATGACCGTAACACTGGACGTCATCGGCAGTGGCCGCAAGGTGACGCTCGACCTGCCCGAGCCGAAGGAGTCGGTTCTTCACGAAGTCGTCGCCTGGCAGCTCTCCAAGCGGCGCCGTGGTACCGCTGCAACCAAGACGCGGGGCATGGTCAGGGGCTCCACCGCCAAGATCTACCCGCAGAAGGGCACCGGCCGGGCTCGTCACGGCAGCCGCAAGGCACCCATCTTCGTGGGCGGAGGAACCACCTTCGGTCCGCAGCCGAGGGACTACAGCTACGCCCTGCCGAAACGGGTTCGGCGGCTGGGCCTCCACATGGCCCTCGCCGACCGGGCGAACAGCGGCAAGCTGACCCTCGTCGAGTCGTTCGGAATCGAAGGCAAGACGAAGCAGTTCGTCGCCTGGGCCAAGGAGCACGGGTTCGACGGCAGTGAACGGGTGCTCCTCGTCTCCGACGACGAGCTGGCGCGCCGCGCCGCACGCAACCTGCCGTGGGTGAGCGTGTTGCAGCCCGCCGGCCTCAACGTCTACGACATCCTGCGTCACCAGCACGTGATCGCCGACGCCTCCGTGTTCGGACAGGGAGACGAGCAGTGA